A single window of Micrococcaceae bacterium Sec5.1 DNA harbors:
- the ribA gene encoding GTP cyclohydrolase II: MAAALSRAAVRSQVTVPLQFPDGFRATAEVLTFNGLADGKEHLLLALGEWEQALLRHTDPAPLVRLHSECLTGDVFGSERCDCGPQLREGVEQIAAAGGFLLYLRQEGRGIGLYSKLDAYALQDAGLDTYEANLALGHGEDERDYTAAAQMLTALGADSIRLLTNNPDKTAQLGALGIQVTEQVPTGVHLSSTNHRYLAAKRDRTAHTLNLPDFA, translated from the coding sequence ATGGCCGCCGCCCTTTCTCGAGCGGCGGTCCGAAGCCAGGTCACTGTGCCCCTGCAGTTCCCCGACGGCTTTAGAGCAACAGCCGAAGTGCTGACCTTCAACGGACTGGCCGATGGGAAGGAGCATCTGCTGCTTGCCCTGGGCGAGTGGGAGCAGGCACTGCTGCGCCATACGGACCCGGCACCACTCGTCCGGCTACATAGCGAATGCCTGACGGGAGACGTGTTCGGATCTGAGCGCTGTGACTGCGGGCCCCAACTGCGAGAAGGCGTGGAACAGATCGCCGCAGCAGGCGGATTCCTGCTTTACCTTCGGCAGGAGGGCCGCGGAATAGGCCTGTACTCAAAGCTGGATGCCTACGCCCTCCAAGACGCCGGCCTGGACACCTACGAAGCCAATCTGGCTCTTGGCCATGGTGAAGACGAGCGCGACTACACAGCAGCGGCCCAGATGCTGACCGCCCTTGGCGCCGACAGCATCCGACTGCTGACCAACAATCCTGACAAGACAGCTCAATTGGGAGCCCTCGGGATCCAGGTGACGGAGCAGGTGCCTACGGGAGTCCACCTGTCCTCTACCAACCACCGCTACCTTGCCGCCAAACGCGACCGTACTGCCCATACGTTGAACCTCCCTGACTTCGCCTGA
- a CDS encoding MarR family transcriptional regulator → MEDSSGPRWLNDEERQAWLAFVGVLMRLPPALDAQLQRDAGLSHFEYTVLAGLSEAPDRTRRMSDLAGFAEAGLPRLSQVVARLEKRGWVLRSPDPTDGRTTLATLTEEGWEKIASSAPGHVEAVRSLVFDPLTKTQSRQLSEICQRIMRTIDPDDRCLRDID, encoded by the coding sequence ATGGAAGATTCTTCGGGACCTCGGTGGCTAAATGACGAGGAGCGACAGGCCTGGCTCGCATTCGTTGGCGTGCTGATGCGGCTGCCCCCTGCCCTGGATGCTCAACTGCAGCGCGACGCAGGGCTCAGCCACTTTGAGTACACGGTTCTCGCTGGGCTCTCTGAGGCCCCTGACAGGACCCGTCGTATGAGCGACTTGGCTGGCTTTGCGGAGGCTGGGCTCCCGCGCCTGTCCCAGGTGGTTGCCCGTCTTGAAAAGCGCGGTTGGGTGCTCCGCTCACCCGACCCCACCGACGGCCGCACTACTCTGGCAACCCTGACCGAAGAAGGGTGGGAAAAAATCGCCAGCTCAGCCCCCGGTCATGTAGAGGCTGTCCGAAGCCTCGTCTTCGATCCTCTCACTAAGACGCAGTCACGCCAGCTGAGCGAAATCTGCCAACGCATCATGCGCACCATCGACCCTGACGATCGATGCCTCCGTGACATCGACTGA
- a CDS encoding glycogen debranching N-terminal domain-containing protein, protein MAGWNADTAAGPLGAGTITLLEGSSFCISLQSGDMQPEHPHGLFVRDTRILSCWQLTINGYPLEPLAAEMKEPYRALFATRVPRSDGYADSPLIVERLREVGVGIQEHVRIGNYSLDRVDCVVSLRVEADFADLFEVKEARIQRRWDQTRQSDGDTLTIQAVWQDVRKGVVVQAPGADIGQETLTYRVSVPPHGEWSTTLTVTPMAEGTNPEAMFVHPDEDGLSPRDLRRQKWVAKIPVVQMGNLSIERIGRRSYDDLGSLRIEDPNHPDRVVVAAGAPWFMTLFGRDSLWASEMSMPVDPSLALGTLQTLAERQGTVVDPLSEEEPGKILHEVRLDVSSGLSLGGKSVYYGSVDATPLFLVVLGSVGRWGFAKETIADLLPHADRALAWIRDYGDKDGDGFVEYERLNPNGLVNQGWKDSWDGINFADGALAVPPIALCEVQAYVYVAYLSRAWMAYQAGDGPLGNELAIRASQLKEQFNEQFWMPDRGYYAVALDRDKRQVDACASNMGHCLWAGLVDEDKAPLVAERLMSPEMFSGWGVRTLASDMCAYNPASYHNGSVWPHDNAIIAAGLLRYGFVEEAQRIATALLEAAELSDGRLPELFCGFSRERYARPVPYPTACTPQAWAATTPIFLVTSLLGFDADASQGGFWMDPVLPKSYGDLHVRNAPMAAGRISLDIEDSIPSVHEMPEGMVFHRGRRPWLAELVRQAGREKWPNTHNAPPE, encoded by the coding sequence ATGGCTGGCTGGAATGCGGACACGGCGGCGGGGCCTCTGGGAGCCGGGACGATTACCCTGCTCGAGGGGTCCTCGTTCTGCATCTCTTTGCAGAGCGGGGACATGCAGCCGGAACATCCACACGGTCTTTTTGTCAGGGACACACGCATTTTGTCCTGCTGGCAGCTCACGATTAACGGTTACCCCCTTGAGCCGTTGGCGGCGGAGATGAAGGAGCCGTACCGAGCGCTGTTTGCAACGCGGGTTCCCCGCTCTGACGGGTATGCGGACAGCCCGCTGATTGTGGAGCGGCTGCGGGAAGTTGGAGTGGGCATACAAGAACATGTGCGCATCGGAAATTACTCACTGGACCGCGTCGATTGTGTTGTCTCACTGAGAGTTGAGGCGGATTTCGCAGATCTGTTCGAGGTGAAGGAGGCGCGGATCCAGCGGCGCTGGGATCAGACCCGCCAATCTGACGGGGACACACTAACCATCCAGGCTGTTTGGCAAGATGTCCGGAAGGGCGTTGTTGTCCAGGCTCCTGGAGCGGACATTGGTCAAGAGACGCTCACATACCGGGTCTCGGTCCCGCCGCACGGCGAGTGGAGCACTACCTTGACAGTGACTCCGATGGCCGAGGGGACCAATCCTGAAGCTATGTTTGTCCATCCTGATGAGGACGGCCTATCCCCTCGTGACCTGCGTCGGCAGAAATGGGTGGCAAAGATTCCCGTAGTGCAGATGGGAAACCTCTCTATCGAGCGAATTGGCCGCCGGAGCTACGACGACTTGGGTTCCCTTCGCATAGAGGATCCGAACCATCCTGACCGTGTCGTGGTGGCCGCGGGCGCACCCTGGTTTATGACGCTGTTTGGCCGCGATTCACTGTGGGCATCCGAGATGTCGATGCCGGTGGATCCGTCGTTGGCATTGGGCACACTCCAAACGCTGGCAGAACGGCAAGGAACAGTGGTGGATCCTTTGAGCGAGGAGGAGCCAGGCAAGATCCTCCACGAAGTCCGGCTTGACGTTTCCAGCGGTTTGTCCCTGGGTGGAAAATCCGTCTACTACGGGAGTGTCGACGCAACGCCCCTGTTTTTGGTGGTCTTGGGGTCCGTCGGTCGCTGGGGCTTCGCGAAAGAAACCATCGCCGATCTCCTTCCGCATGCAGATCGGGCGCTGGCTTGGATCAGGGATTACGGCGACAAGGACGGTGATGGATTCGTTGAGTACGAGCGACTCAATCCCAACGGGCTCGTCAACCAAGGCTGGAAGGACTCTTGGGATGGCATCAATTTCGCTGACGGAGCCTTGGCCGTACCCCCTATCGCTCTCTGCGAGGTGCAGGCCTACGTCTACGTTGCGTATCTCTCGCGTGCATGGATGGCCTACCAAGCGGGAGACGGTCCCTTGGGAAACGAGTTGGCCATTCGTGCCAGCCAGTTGAAGGAACAGTTCAATGAGCAGTTCTGGATGCCGGATCGGGGCTACTATGCGGTGGCCTTGGACCGCGACAAGCGTCAAGTCGATGCCTGCGCTTCCAACATGGGCCACTGCCTTTGGGCCGGACTCGTGGACGAGGACAAGGCCCCACTGGTTGCTGAAAGGCTGATGTCCCCGGAAATGTTCAGCGGCTGGGGAGTGCGGACTTTGGCTAGCGACATGTGCGCTTACAACCCGGCAAGCTATCACAACGGTTCGGTGTGGCCGCATGACAATGCGATCATTGCCGCCGGCCTGCTGCGCTACGGATTCGTTGAGGAAGCGCAGCGTATCGCCACTGCCCTGCTCGAGGCGGCCGAGCTTTCCGATGGCCGATTGCCAGAGCTGTTCTGCGGCTTCAGCCGGGAACGCTACGCGCGGCCCGTGCCCTATCCCACGGCCTGTACCCCGCAGGCTTGGGCAGCGACCACACCCATCTTCCTGGTGACCAGCCTGCTGGGATTTGATGCCGATGCGTCCCAGGGCGGTTTCTGGATGGATCCTGTGCTCCCGAAGTCCTATGGTGACCTGCATGTCAGGAACGCACCCATGGCCGCTGGCCGGATCAGTCTCGACATCGAGGATTCAATACCCTCAGTCCACGAAATGCCTGAAGGTATGGTCTTCCACCGCGGCCGCAGGCCGTGGCTGGCAGAACTCGTCCGGCAAGCTGGCCGCGAGAAATGGCCTAACACCCACAACGCTCCGCCGGAATAA
- a CDS encoding TetR/AcrR family transcriptional regulator — translation MAIRSEQSQRAILDATMALLDDRKPGALTVQKLSIERVAREAGVSKTTIYRWWPSKAAVVIDTFLDNHIARTPILEDVPAIEALKEHLGSLAEVYGGREGHLVAQLIAECQYDPAAMAEFKDRFWNHRLEAALALIERAVQEGSIRSDIPAMVVTELLYSPIYFRLLLHTGPLDRKMTDQTLRAVLEGVRA, via the coding sequence ATGGCGATTAGAAGCGAGCAGAGTCAAAGAGCGATCCTCGACGCCACCATGGCGTTGCTTGATGACAGAAAACCTGGTGCCTTGACCGTCCAAAAGCTATCGATTGAGCGTGTCGCCCGGGAGGCGGGCGTAAGCAAGACAACGATTTACAGGTGGTGGCCCAGCAAGGCTGCGGTCGTGATTGACACCTTCCTCGACAACCACATCGCGCGTACTCCCATACTGGAGGATGTTCCGGCGATCGAGGCACTCAAAGAGCATCTTGGCTCACTGGCTGAGGTTTATGGCGGCCGGGAGGGCCACCTCGTCGCCCAGCTGATCGCGGAGTGCCAGTACGATCCGGCTGCCATGGCCGAGTTCAAGGACCGATTCTGGAATCACCGTTTGGAAGCCGCGCTTGCCCTCATTGAGCGGGCGGTCCAGGAGGGGTCGATCAGGAGTGACATACCTGCCATGGTTGTGACTGAACTTCTCTACTCGCCAATCTATTTTCGGTTGTTGCTTCACACTGGACCACTAGACCGAAAGATGACGGACCAGACGCTAAGGGCAGTGCTGGAAGGCGTCCGCGCATAG
- a CDS encoding MFS transporter, producing MTYPNQLGKPSNQGPEPNPPGIQVRVGATLTAAFAAPFVSSIANVIPGSLNGVLQQHFHAHASQLTWITAAFLIPVVVFELTFGAIGDIFGRKRLMYLGSLLLLAGSVASVLAPTVEVMWLGAALNGLGAGALYPTSLAMVAAVVHTPVQRTRAIAAWAGFLSLGGAICPIIAGAFANAGWWQGGYVLIAVGAVITLALVIRATDSSAPMGRKLDLPGQVTFAVGLTVALWATVQGSEVGWSQPEIIIGYLVAAVLLASFIIIELRTPSPLLHLGMFRIRSFSIVGMVTVIGTFGFLVYCFSTSVWLGVLQHQNAVYIGVIWLVMQGPSFVFAPVVGRLLHSVSPRWLLSLGFALIAVGAFIAGGFDPHDFDWTKFFLPGAFIGIGWALTIASISEVSVNTVPKSLAGMGSATTNLVRDLGFALGPVIGSAIAFGTANSQLIPALGALNLPAEQAGPVLGIAQAGGAIAVNSVPTLPAGAHEVALTVLGSGFQLAFLIGAIAAAVAAVVTLVGLAGMDNQPAVEEVTAQDLEPLADPV from the coding sequence GTGACTTATCCGAATCAACTTGGCAAACCATCGAATCAAGGTCCTGAGCCGAACCCGCCCGGCATCCAGGTTCGTGTGGGCGCGACCCTTACCGCAGCCTTTGCCGCACCGTTCGTCTCCTCGATTGCGAACGTCATACCCGGATCACTGAACGGTGTTCTGCAGCAGCACTTTCACGCCCACGCTTCGCAGCTCACGTGGATCACCGCAGCATTCCTGATTCCGGTTGTCGTCTTCGAGCTAACCTTCGGAGCCATCGGTGACATCTTTGGGCGAAAGAGGCTCATGTATCTGGGGTCGCTGCTCCTTCTGGCTGGAAGCGTAGCCTCGGTGTTGGCTCCGACGGTTGAAGTGATGTGGCTTGGCGCTGCACTGAACGGCCTGGGTGCGGGCGCGTTGTATCCGACGTCGTTGGCGATGGTGGCCGCCGTCGTGCACACACCAGTCCAGCGGACCCGAGCCATCGCGGCCTGGGCAGGATTTCTCTCCCTTGGCGGTGCCATCTGTCCCATCATTGCCGGGGCGTTCGCAAACGCGGGCTGGTGGCAGGGCGGCTATGTGCTGATCGCGGTCGGCGCAGTGATTACGCTTGCTTTGGTTATCCGGGCAACGGATTCGTCGGCGCCTATGGGCCGAAAGCTGGATCTTCCCGGACAGGTGACGTTTGCTGTGGGCCTGACCGTGGCCCTTTGGGCGACAGTGCAGGGATCCGAGGTCGGCTGGAGCCAACCGGAGATCATCATCGGCTACCTCGTCGCGGCTGTCCTGCTGGCCTCATTCATCATCATCGAATTGCGAACACCTTCGCCGCTGCTGCACCTGGGCATGTTCAGGATTCGTTCATTCTCGATTGTTGGCATGGTGACTGTGATCGGTACCTTTGGATTTCTCGTTTATTGTTTCTCCACCAGCGTTTGGCTTGGCGTGCTGCAGCACCAGAATGCGGTCTACATCGGGGTCATTTGGCTCGTGATGCAGGGCCCGTCCTTCGTCTTCGCCCCGGTCGTTGGCAGGCTCCTGCACTCCGTCAGTCCACGGTGGCTTCTCAGTCTCGGGTTCGCGTTGATCGCCGTTGGTGCCTTTATCGCGGGCGGATTTGACCCGCACGACTTTGACTGGACGAAGTTCTTCCTTCCAGGGGCGTTCATCGGTATTGGCTGGGCCCTGACCATCGCGTCGATTTCGGAGGTATCTGTGAACACCGTGCCGAAGTCCCTTGCCGGGATGGGCAGCGCTACGACGAACCTTGTTCGCGATCTCGGTTTCGCGCTCGGCCCCGTCATTGGCAGTGCGATCGCTTTCGGGACGGCCAACAGCCAGCTGATTCCTGCCTTGGGCGCGCTAAACCTCCCGGCGGAGCAGGCAGGCCCGGTTCTGGGTATCGCCCAGGCCGGTGGAGCAATTGCCGTCAATAGTGTTCCCACCCTCCCAGCTGGTGCGCACGAGGTTGCCCTGACAGTATTGGGCAGTGGATTCCAATTGGCCTTCCTGATCGGTGCGATCGCTGCCGCTGTTGCAGCGGTCGTCACACTCGTCGGCCTCGCTGGCATGGACAACCAACCGGCGGTCGAAGAGGTTACAGCCCAGGACCTGGAGCCTCTGGCCGATCCCGTCTGA
- a CDS encoding serine hydrolase: MPETTASGFLLTNPGKIDRYTGQDFNGNVTLDNWQESPFNRWGFAHINELITTATIRRDSSSQPPTGIAPVTTEHAEKWRSVDQFLESTHTDAIVVLQHGNVVMERYFGAFQSHDRHVLMSVSKSICALTMGILVGQELIDTQQSVRHYVPALKESAYGNATVRQVLDMTAAVRYSEDYLDADAEVQQQDRVAGWRPKLETDSRDTYEFLTRLQPAGDHGRSFQYCSASTDVLAWVIENVTGKRYAEVLSDELWSRLGTSDDALITTDSGGFAFANGGIACTARDMAKIGQLMLDEGKANGQTIVPSWWIKDTMRGGDPQLARGTAYQQVHPNGSYRNQWWVPGDPRGTVYAAGIHGQFIWIDPVSDTVIAKFSSCPQPVALELSQTHAEGFRQMVNILERKSAS, translated from the coding sequence ATGCCAGAGACAACAGCAAGTGGTTTCCTCCTTACGAATCCCGGTAAGATCGACCGCTACACAGGCCAGGACTTCAACGGGAACGTCACCCTGGACAACTGGCAGGAAAGTCCATTCAACCGCTGGGGCTTCGCTCACATTAATGAACTCATCACCACCGCAACGATCCGTCGGGACAGCTCATCCCAGCCGCCTACTGGAATCGCTCCAGTCACCACGGAACACGCAGAGAAGTGGCGCAGTGTTGACCAGTTCCTGGAATCCACGCACACAGATGCCATCGTGGTCCTCCAGCACGGGAACGTGGTCATGGAACGCTACTTTGGCGCTTTCCAGTCGCACGACCGGCACGTCCTGATGTCTGTTTCCAAATCCATCTGCGCGCTCACCATGGGCATCCTGGTAGGCCAGGAACTCATAGATACCCAACAGAGTGTCCGCCACTACGTGCCGGCGCTGAAGGAAAGCGCCTACGGAAACGCGACTGTCCGCCAAGTGCTCGATATGACCGCGGCAGTTCGCTACAGCGAGGATTACCTGGATGCGGACGCTGAAGTCCAGCAGCAGGACAGGGTCGCCGGCTGGCGTCCAAAGCTCGAGACAGATTCAAGGGACACCTACGAATTCCTCACGCGGCTCCAACCTGCCGGCGACCACGGCAGATCATTCCAGTACTGCTCGGCCAGTACAGACGTGCTCGCATGGGTCATTGAGAACGTCACCGGAAAGCGATACGCCGAAGTCCTCTCGGACGAACTATGGTCCCGGCTTGGGACCAGCGATGATGCACTCATTACCACCGATTCCGGGGGGTTCGCCTTTGCGAACGGAGGAATCGCCTGCACCGCACGGGACATGGCAAAAATCGGACAGCTAATGCTTGACGAGGGAAAAGCCAACGGGCAAACAATCGTCCCATCATGGTGGATCAAGGACACGATGCGTGGCGGAGACCCGCAACTGGCCCGGGGAACGGCCTACCAGCAAGTCCACCCCAACGGCTCATACCGAAACCAATGGTGGGTCCCCGGAGATCCGCGAGGCACGGTCTACGCTGCCGGGATCCACGGCCAATTCATCTGGATTGACCCTGTCAGCGACACTGTTATTGCGAAGTTCTCCTCCTGCCCACAGCCGGTCGCGCTCGAACTCAGCCAGACGCATGCTGAAGGTTTCAGGCAAATGGTCAACATCCTGGAACGCAAGAGCGCTAGCTGA
- a CDS encoding ATP-binding cassette domain-containing protein, which translates to MTNVLTLENIVKTFPHHRRVFTAVDDVSLNIQEGTVYGLVGESGSGKSTLARCAMQLMRTTSGRAIFEGQDLGMLAPKALRAVRSRMGIVLQNPVAALNPRMTIGASVAEPLRTHTSLKGQTLQARVNNLLDEVGLGAEHAHRLPHQLSGGQCQRVGIARALATSPRLLILDEPTSALDVSVQAQILNLLRDLQQQKGLTYLLISHDLDVVRYLSDDVAVMKTGKIVESGPAERIFTNPQHDYTRKLLEAAPGHGQPEIANAHTLNTQGSD; encoded by the coding sequence ATGACCAACGTTCTCACCCTCGAAAACATCGTCAAAACGTTCCCGCACCATAGAAGAGTCTTCACCGCAGTCGACGACGTCTCCCTCAACATCCAGGAAGGTACCGTCTACGGCCTGGTCGGAGAATCCGGCTCTGGCAAAAGTACCCTGGCCCGCTGCGCCATGCAGCTAATGCGGACAACATCCGGGCGGGCCATCTTTGAAGGACAAGACCTCGGCATGCTCGCACCCAAGGCACTGCGCGCTGTCCGTTCGCGAATGGGGATAGTACTGCAGAATCCCGTGGCGGCCTTGAACCCACGCATGACCATCGGGGCTTCAGTGGCAGAGCCACTACGGACCCACACTTCCCTGAAGGGGCAGACCCTCCAAGCAAGAGTAAACAATCTGCTTGACGAGGTCGGGCTGGGAGCCGAACACGCACATAGGCTCCCACACCAACTCTCCGGAGGACAATGCCAACGCGTCGGCATAGCACGCGCTCTGGCCACCTCGCCCCGTCTCCTGATCCTGGATGAACCCACCAGCGCTCTTGATGTTTCCGTCCAGGCCCAGATTTTGAACCTGCTCCGGGACTTGCAGCAACAAAAAGGGCTGACGTATCTGCTGATCTCTCATGATCTCGACGTCGTCCGCTACCTTAGCGATGACGTTGCGGTCATGAAGACCGGAAAGATCGTAGAAAGCGGACCAGCCGAGCGGATCTTCACCAACCCACAGCACGACTACACCCGCAAACTCCTCGAGGCAGCCCCAGGGCATGGCCAACCAGAGATTGCAAACGCCCACACCCTTAACACGCAAGGCAGCGACTAG
- a CDS encoding ABC transporter ATP-binding protein, translating into MTHVLSIRDLNVEFTDRGKVTNRPVRGIDLDVSAGEILGLVGETGCGKSLTGLAALGILPRGARRTGQVSISNDPLHASSEPGGPVAIVFQNPGTAFNPVFTLGRQLSDVLSRHRQISRPEGKVEIIRHLSLVGLPDPERVYRSYPHQLSGGMLQRAMIAMALLRQPRLLILDEPTTALDVTVARQILVLIDELRHKFGFGVLLISHNLGIIRDVCDRVAVLYAGRVIETGTVEAVMNNPRHPYTRGLLGALPAGRTHGQRLNAIPGTVPGNLLSLTGCAFRNRCLHAVTDCSLTDPLLTETGPHQAVACLQEAEL; encoded by the coding sequence ATGACACACGTACTTAGCATCCGCGACCTAAACGTCGAATTCACCGACCGGGGGAAGGTTACCAACCGCCCCGTCCGCGGGATCGACCTTGATGTTTCCGCGGGTGAAATCCTCGGCCTGGTAGGTGAAACGGGCTGCGGTAAGTCCCTCACAGGACTTGCAGCCTTGGGGATCCTTCCCCGCGGTGCACGGCGCACGGGGCAAGTGAGCATCAGCAATGATCCCTTACACGCCTCCTCGGAACCAGGCGGGCCAGTGGCCATCGTGTTCCAAAACCCCGGAACTGCCTTCAACCCCGTCTTCACGCTTGGCCGCCAACTCAGCGATGTCCTGAGCCGGCACCGACAGATCTCAAGGCCCGAAGGCAAAGTTGAAATCATACGACACCTGAGCCTGGTCGGCCTTCCCGACCCCGAACGTGTCTACCGCAGTTATCCGCATCAATTGTCCGGCGGGATGCTGCAGCGGGCCATGATTGCCATGGCTCTGCTGCGCCAGCCCCGGCTGTTGATACTGGATGAGCCGACGACGGCCCTGGACGTCACTGTCGCCCGGCAAATTTTGGTCCTGATTGACGAACTCCGGCACAAGTTTGGGTTCGGTGTGCTGCTCATCAGCCATAACCTTGGCATCATTCGCGATGTATGTGACCGGGTTGCGGTCCTCTACGCAGGCAGGGTGATCGAAACCGGAACTGTCGAAGCGGTCATGAACAACCCACGCCACCCCTACACCCGCGGCCTTCTGGGCGCCCTCCCAGCAGGGCGAACCCACGGCCAGCGACTGAATGCCATCCCTGGAACAGTGCCGGGAAACCTCCTCTCCCTCACCGGGTGCGCCTTCAGAAACCGTTGCTTGCATGCAGTCACCGACTGCTCCCTCACCGACCCGCTCCTCACCGAGACAGGACCACACCAGGCAGTCGCCTGCCTCCAGGAAGCCGAACTATGA
- a CDS encoding ABC transporter permease codes for MSPTTQIAAPSLSGTTGEQRTLTPIKLLKQTLGRDRLAAVGAMIIILLVILAVFGQWLAPFPDQGMGATNASARNLAPNALNWLGTDQLGRDVLSRIIMGANPALTISSVVVAAAALIGIPLGAVAGYCGGWLDEALMRVTEIFQAFPPLLLAMVTVAILGPSLTNAGIALAISWWPWYARLVRAEAKSLRERSYVEAARAMGIPQLLIISRHILRNCMTPILVQATVDIGTVILAAGSLAFIGLGTQPPLPDWGLMVAEGRGLIFSSWWIATFPGLAIFVAVLGFNLLGDSLRDLLDPRQVKR; via the coding sequence ATGAGCCCCACCACCCAAATCGCCGCCCCTAGCCTTTCCGGAACGACCGGAGAACAGCGAACCCTCACACCGATCAAGCTACTCAAACAGACGCTGGGCCGTGACCGTTTGGCCGCCGTCGGCGCCATGATCATTATCCTTCTCGTAATCCTGGCTGTTTTCGGGCAATGGCTGGCACCTTTCCCTGATCAGGGAATGGGTGCGACCAATGCCTCCGCCCGAAACCTCGCCCCCAACGCCTTAAACTGGCTAGGCACCGATCAACTCGGTCGTGACGTTCTCAGCCGCATCATCATGGGCGCGAACCCGGCGCTCACCATATCTTCCGTCGTTGTCGCGGCCGCTGCCCTCATCGGCATTCCCCTCGGCGCTGTCGCCGGGTATTGCGGTGGCTGGCTTGACGAAGCCTTGATGCGTGTGACCGAGATCTTCCAGGCCTTCCCGCCTCTGCTCCTGGCGATGGTGACCGTTGCGATTCTTGGGCCCAGCCTGACCAACGCCGGCATCGCCTTGGCCATCAGCTGGTGGCCCTGGTATGCGCGCCTTGTGCGAGCGGAAGCAAAATCCCTTCGGGAACGCTCCTACGTCGAAGCAGCCCGCGCCATGGGCATTCCGCAACTGCTCATCATCAGCCGCCACATACTTCGCAACTGCATGACGCCCATCCTCGTCCAAGCAACCGTTGACATCGGTACTGTGATCCTGGCCGCCGGATCCCTGGCATTCATCGGTCTTGGAACGCAGCCGCCCTTGCCCGACTGGGGCCTGATGGTCGCCGAAGGACGAGGACTTATATTCAGCTCCTGGTGGATAGCCACCTTTCCGGGGCTGGCCATCTTTGTGGCCGTCCTGGGATTCAACCTCCTCGGAGATTCGCTGCGCGACCTCCTTGACCCCAGGCAGGTAAAGCGATGA